The Thalassophryne amazonica chromosome 18, fThaAma1.1, whole genome shotgun sequence DNA window AAGCAAGCTCAGAAATTGATACTTCCTACGACCCCACCATCACCACACTAGTTATTCAAGTCTGGGAACTCtgctttgccacatccatgacaccacagaaccaccttgtgtcctggatgacaaccacccaggcatacGTATACCAGTATGTATTAAATATCAGTGTCAGTAAAGCCCAAAAGGTCtgtttatatacagtgaggcaaataagtatttgatccactgtcgattttgcaggttttcccacatacaaagaatgaaagaaaggtctgtaatttttatcgtaggtacacttcaactgtgcgagacagaatctaaaaaaagaaaaaaaaaaaagaaaatcacattatatcatttttaaataattaatttgcattttattgcattgaataagtatttgatacaacagaaaaacagacaatatTTGgtgcagaaacctttgtttgccattacagaggtcaaacgtttcctgtagttcttcaccaagtttgcacactgcagcagggattttggtccactcctccatacagatcttctccagatctttcaggtttcaagttttagctccctccaaagattttctgttgagttcaggtctggggactggctaggccactccaggacctttaaatgcttcttacggagccactccttagttgccctggttgcgtgttttgggtcattgtcatgatgGCAGACCCAACCactacccatcttcaatgctcttactgagggaaggaggttgtttgccaaaatctcgcaatacatgaccccatccatcctcccttcaatatgatgCAGTCATCTTGCCCCctgtgcagaaaagcacccccaaagtatgtttctgtgtatgtgtgtgtggcggCGTGTGCGCGTTTGGAGTCTAAAGCGCAGATAGCCTCCTTTTCACCCttcagtctcctcttcctcagcggggTTGCAGATTCAAACTGTCatcttcaatttatttatttatttttttgtcttttaaacttgttttatgtcaaacacagcACTTGCTGCGGGGGaaaacaggcattgcccaatcaaatttcttctacttttatattgtagcaaCGAGTAACAAAGATGGTTCAGAGAAATGTattggagtaaaagtatacattttattgaggaaatgtagtggggtaaaagtgaaagtctccagaaatgtaaataatgaagtaaagtacagctaaatcaaaattctacttaagtacagtaagaaagtatttctacttcattacatTACAATACTGGGAATACTGATTCCTTTaaagtatccttaagaaatgattcaattcacccacatcaatagccttttggcTTAaccattcccttatcggtccttcagttcggGCCACCGAagtagccattgtttttgagggtgtttatcaggaaaatgatcatttctctacattgattgcagactgcagcagttctgcttgaagcttgaagcaacgaagcagtgcttaaACACGTtgttcactggttctctgctttgctggtTTAAAGAAAACGCAGGTCCACAAtttcttcttaacccctctcaaagccatttaaagatgtcaatcgtgagtcacctttgtgtggattaaagtcgcgaactgggactcttgtcttgttgagggcaagaaacgagaatcatcctccattccacaccggagttttacacgatggttctctggcgtgagcaccagccggtgtgtaaactgaagttgtccatcaggtaaaggaaataataataataatgatcatatcctctgttttttgggactttttaaatcaaatgacacctctttccaaactttACAATACAAACAAtaagctgcatgaaattaaaagtgaagtaggggttcagggtggttatggttagggtggggggaaggagtaggattaggttatggttaaagttatggctgggggttggagtagggttagtgATATTAAGTTAAAAAaagccccgtcatgaaaattggaCTCATTTCGTGCCGGGAGCACAAaagaaaaaacgtgagactgagcTGGTCATTCACCAGgttctcccatgtagttctggactttctcagaatcacccttaccccacaaggcgagatgcatggagccccaggccgaggaagattgacagtcgtcttgtgtttcttccactttctaataaataatcataacagttgttgccttctcaccaagctgcttgcctgttgtcctgtagcccatcccaggcttgtgcaggtctacaatcttgtccctggtgtccttagacagctctttgttcttggccatggtggacaggttggagtgtgattgagtgagtgtgtggacaggtgtcttttatacaggtaacaagttcaaataggtgTCATTAATAGGAGACAAAGACTgcggaataggagggcttcttaaagaaaaactaacaggtctgtgagagcaagaatgcttgctggttggtaggtgatcaaatacttaatgcaataaaataaaatttattatttaactagaagcactcagagagtgcaaacctccgccaaggccatgtggtcactgatgccataacatctacacgccgtggaatcatttaacctaaaaaagtctaacaatgaagtttgctcagtagtaaaaaaaagtttcacctgctgtgactggatagcatgtatccttagcgcttggcatcacagtttattgcaacttgcacctttcccagaagctactgtcatctgagcactgatattgatattgcatgtgcttatagacaaaaacaaatgagacaaaattcaatttattattcaactaaactacaaatatatgattttttttaacatttatgaaacacttctctaaacaaggccatagggtcactgaccctaaagagattccctccttggcacagtgatctattcaacaattcagtgttacaaccaaaactatgatacatacacttttctttcctgtatatttgacatccttgaccatgaaaacataccgttAAGAGACTGTCTTAAACAAGGGGCAGAGCTCCAAATGATGCAAGTGCAGATGGAGAAGGCGGACTGAttgttaggggcggaccgttcggtcggtgacaccggaagTGAATAAacggcagaaaataaatgaataaacatttTGGAACACCATTAAGAGACACAAATAGTCAAATGTTCATCACGACAATATGTCACTTTGTTTCAGTTCCAAAGAATGTCAGCTTCAGATTTGTGCAAAAGATTGGGCATATTTAATGTGAAATCCActtcaattaaataaatacaaattatttAAATGTCTGAACAGCACGTATCTttaaaatacagaattttgcattttgcagatgTTGAACCTCGACTGTTATTAGCCATTAGCTAGTCAGGTACTTACCAATTACTCTTTTATCCTTGAAGATTCCACTAAATTTTGACGAAATGTCCAGCTTATCTTTGTTGCTTTTGTTGAGGTTAACAAGGAAATCTGTGAGTAGGTCAAAAGAAGCTTGACGAAATTTGATGTGTTTACTCTGGCCCGAAGAACAAATGAATCTTTTGGCCATTTTCCACTCACCGCCTCAAAATTGGTGTTTTAGAAAAACAAGAAATTTCTAAATAAAACTAAACTCAAGTTAAATTGCTCAATTTGGTGAAATTATGTTCGCAAAGTAAATAACACCTTCCAGAAGATGGCGCTAAAACTCTTGCTGGTTGGTTATAACGACCGCTCGATAGGAACCATGGAGATGAGTCGGGAGGGGGGCGGTGCCTGTTTGGAGGGTGCACAGCGCAGATCTACACAATATAAGAATGAACTGTCACTCGCAGCGGATAGTAATGCTGAAGTGTGCGGATATTTTATAACACAGAGCTGACATAGCCGAGGAAGCTGGGGTTAGTATGAGCGTAAAAATGGCTGACAAGACGCCGAAGGAGAGCGATAATCAGTTTGCCAAAAGGATAAACCCGACTAAAGAAGAACTTTCCACAGAACAGCGGCATTTTGTCAGACAAATGGAGATCGAGCAGTGGAAAACAAGAACACATAAATTGAAGATGCGAAATGGCCTGACAGGACTTGCTATTGCAGCAGTCGCTGTGGGCATCTGTATCCTTCACGTTAGCTTAGCATGCTAAAGTTACGCAGGTTCCTGATACTAATATATAACTGCGTAAACTGGTAAAGCAGTGCATGTTTGTAtgctttaaatgttaaaaaataggtcattttatttgttttaacattCACTTACATAATGAGAAGCTGACTTGTTTAAAATAATGTCGATTAATGAGGTCAAGAATTGTAAATAGCAGTATTTAAAaagttaatataaataataataataaaaaaaaaatagtcccgaGTGTAACGTAAGGCTTGGGGTGTTAAACTCCTGACAATTAAAATATATATCTGAATATCTGTAAATGAATAGTTGCATTTTTCTTCCTTCATATCAcaccttagtgcagcagataactgaagcaatcatgcaaatggtgataaaagcgtcAAATTcatcagaaatactccttagacattcctcttttgaaaaaaacgattggccacttgaattttcaatcggtggtcaggtaggggtcaattgaagaattacacagacgtcaaaattaaaaaatgcttcaaccatattgaaaactataccacattatttgcttgatcataaagattccaaaaaggtatagtttggactatctgtaaaGTTGTTCCaatgttggtaaaaagtgatgcaaattattggttgagctaataggattaataaatggagtagttttgacagtgttgaatgcttggtctccaaattaaaggtcaaacaaggtcaacatccattggattctatgacatgacatacatacgagggtaggctgaaaagctctaaggctcactatgatacagttagtGAGCCTTAgatcttttcagcctaccctcgtacatgaCATACTCGTATattaccccataacgtgataactaaacatgataCATGGACCAAACTATTCCTTTAAAACCCTGATAaatcaatgtttctgtgtaggctctcagttgtccaggtggtttccatagtagagaagcttgaatcttcgactggactgggttgcttgacgcgaggacgtttcgcttcaaattgcagaagcttcctcagctaaaattcttgctgtggtggtctgacttctgtcttgactcttgtagagaataataatcaagaagtctttcaatatgattggagcatcttttcattttgaaccctgtgtaattcttcaattgacctcgaCCTGAACgctgactgaaaattcaagtcGTCGAAAGTTTTTTcacaagaggaatgtctaaggagtatttctgccaaatatgatgcttttatcaccatttgcaggattgtgctctaaatattctctgctGCACTACCTCACCACATCTTGAAAGAAGACAAACAATAGGTTGTAGAATAATAATAGTTATTGTAAATTCTGTTACAGTCCTGACAATTTGGCCAGTTTTTTTATAGTAATTTTTTAGGAAGTGACTGTAACCGATAAACCATTCTAATAGTAtatgtaatataatatatataaaatgcacacacacataaaatataatataaactgAAACATCAGGTTTAGTGCTTCATTCCAAAATCTGCATAGCCCCCTTATAGAAATGAGGAAACTGAATTTTGCTTGCTCTGAGGTAGACCCAGGAAGAAACCTGTTTCAAGACAAATAATTAGTTATACTTGTTTTATGTTGCAGAATTTTGACTCTGAATTTAAGATGCACATTGAATTTTGACCTTTTTAGACATTATTTATAATCACACTAGGAAATCATCATTTCTTGATCATATTTACCTTGACTACTTACTCCTGATTAGACGGGTACACGTTTTACTCTGTGTCTCAGGAGCGGATCATGGATGAAATTGATGACGAAGCCAAACGTGCAAAACTACATGTACCAAAAACTGCAGCTAACTGAACAAGTGTAGATCCTGTTGTGTGTCCCTGTTAATGTCCCGTACTGATGTAAGAGAGGAGACTGCTGCAGATGACCTATTCTGTGACTGGCCATTGTTTTTCCTGTTAAGGCAACTCTGGATTTTGCGCTGACTTGCTTGTTCTGCTGCTGGTGTAAAATTACAGCCATCTTGATTATGAATAAAACCTTTGAGCAAAGAACTAATCTACTGTTATTTAGAGGGCCTAGAATACACTCACAGCTACCAGATAAATTTATCATCAGTACATGCTGATTATGTGATGTGCACGTGATGTCATCAGCTGGGTAAAGAGTTTACAGTCTGCATCGGCCTAGAAACGAGATGTCTGCCAATACTGATACTAAAATCAACCTCCAGCGTATTTAACACAATGATCTCGGTACAAGCTTTGTACATTATAGGACAAGCACTGGATGCACAGCTAAATTCAGACAAAGTCCTCAGCTCAGTGATGTGTGGAGGTATGACTGCGCATCAGAAAATAAGGGTTtatctgatttagtacatttgtGTTGAAGGTGTCAgtctctcacaaccacacaggctCCTAATCCACTGTTAATTTAAGAATTTGCCAACTTGCAACAGGAAAATAGCTTCGTTTTGGTTAATGTGGTGCAGCAGAGTTCAGATTTTAGTGGGTTTGTCCTTGTTATCTGCTGTATTAATTTGGTGTTACAAGATGATGGCACTAATTGCGTGTGAATTATTAAACCATACGGGAGTCAGTTTATCTATTCACTCAGTCCATGTTAAAGATTTTCCTACATCctctgagagagagaaaaaaaaaaaaaacagtaaatacaTCAAAAtagtgtattttttaaatttattttcttgAAAATGATACATGGAGTTTTCTGATCAAGCCACCAAATcttgaataaaaatataaagacATTATAAGGGAAAGGCACTGGCATGGCAGGAcagcagcttcagaaagtaacaaTTACACTTACATTCAGCATTTTGTGACCTTTATCCTCTTCAAATATATTATTAACTTTGGAGGAAACTGCCGGTGTTCATTCACCTGTCTGAAATTTCAGTGTGTTGTGAACAAGTCATAAGGCAACTGCTACAAATTCACAGTTTGGACTGATTTCCCATGATACATGTACATAATGATTTAAAAGCGTGTGagggtacagtgcatctggaaagtattcacagtgcttcactttttccacattttgttaccttacagccttattccaaaatggatggatttttttttttcaaaattctccacacaataccccataaagacaatgtgaaaaagtttgctttgttttggggtttttgcaaatatattaaaaataataataaaaactaagaaattacatgtaaataagtattcacagcctttgccatgaagctctaaattgatctcaggtgcatcctgtttccacggatcatccttgagatgtttctgcagcttaattggggtccacctggggcaaattcagttgattggactagggtacagaaacatttctgctgctttgaagatgccaatgagcacagtggtctccatccacTGCAAATGGAagcagttcagatccaccaggactcttcctcgtgCTGGCCGctggtctaaactgagcgatccagtgagaagggccttagggaggtgaccaagaacccgatggtcacactGTCTggagaaccatccagaaggacaaccatctctgcagcaatccaccaatcaggcctgtatggtagagtggccagacagaagccactccttagtaaaaggcacatggcagctcacctggagtttgccaaaaggcacctggaggactctcagaccatgagagacaaaattctctaatctgatgagacaaagattgaactcattggcgtgaatgccagacgtcatgtttagaggaaaccaggcaccatccctacagtgaagcatggtggtggtagcatcacgctgtgg harbors:
- the LOC117531456 gene encoding cytochrome c oxidase assembly factor 3 homolog, mitochondrial, coding for MSVKMADKTPKESDNQFAKRINPTKEELSTEQRHFVRQMEIEQWKTRTHKLKMRNGLTGLAIAAVAVGIYGYTFYSVSQERIMDEIDDEAKRAKLHVPKTAAN